The Benincasa hispida cultivar B227 chromosome 11, ASM972705v1, whole genome shotgun sequence genome has a segment encoding these proteins:
- the LOC120090308 gene encoding probable serine/threonine-protein kinase PBL19: protein MKCFFNPKGKSKSKGISKSAPELNQGEKSDKSAKKNGFRPSNSLPSRSIPELYKEKEHNLRVFSIQELVDATNGFSRMLKIGEGGFGSVYKGRIKPTTANGEPVVVAIKKLNQHSLQGHKEWLAEVQFLSVVSHPNLVKLLGYAAENGERGIQRLLVYEFLPNRSLEHHLFLRMSPTLPWKQRLEIIIGAAQGLAYLHGGLEAQVIYRDFKSSNVLLDENFKPKLSDFGLAREGPSGDHSHVSTAVVGTQGYAAPEYVETGRLKTQCDVWSFGVVLYELLTGRRALDRNRPMGEQKLLHWVRQFPVDSSMFTMLIDPRLRNQYSLSSAREVAMLADRCLNKNAMSRPTMTEVVESLQKALLMSEEKTGSSSSSSQKQSPGVLLSPRFVDQKHVMVKRRGKV from the exons ATGAAGTGTTTCTTTAATCCCAAGGGAAAATCCAAGTCCAAAGGGATATCAAAATCCGCTCCAGAGTTGAACCAAGGAGAAAAATCAGACAAATCAGCCAAGAAAAATGGTTTCAGACCATCCAATTCATTACCTTCAAGGAGTATTCCTGAATTGTACAAAGAGAAGGAGCACAATTTGAGGGTTTTCTCTATCCAGGAGCTTGTTGATGCAACAAATGGCTTCAGCAGGATGTTGAAGATTGGGGAGGGTGGTTTTGGGTCTGTATACAAAGGAAGAATTAAGCCCACAACTGCCAATGGTGAACCTGTTGTGGTTGCCATTAAAAAACTCAACCAGCATAGCTTGCAG GGTCATAAAGAATGGCTTGCAGAAGTTCAATTTCTTAGTGTAGTTAGTCATCCAAATCTAGTTAAACTTCTGGGTTACGCGGCTGAAAATGGTGAGAGAGGGATTCAGAGGCTTTTAGTCTATGAGTTCCTCCCAAACAGGAGCCTGGAACACCATCTTTTTCTAAGAATGTCACCAACTCTGCCATGGAAGCAAAGATTAGAGATTATCATTGGTGCAGCTCAGGGCTTGGCTTACCTACATGGAGGATTAGAAGCTCAG GTGATATATCGGGATTTCAAATCTTCGAACGTACTATTGGACGAGAACTTCAAGCCTAAACTCTCAGACTTTGGTCTTGCTAGAGAAGGACCAAGTGGTGATCATTCACACGTTTCTACAGCG GTGGTTGGAACACAGGGATATGCTGCTCCTGAATATGTTGAAACGGGTCGTCTAAAGACCCAATGCGATGTATGGAGTTTTGGCGTGGTTCTGTATGAACTCCTCACGGGCAGACGAGCATTGGATAGAAACCGCCCCATGGGAGAGCAGAAACTTCTACATTGGGTGAGACAATTTCCAGTTGACAGTAGTATGTTCACCATGTTAATTGATCCTCGACTCAGAAACCAGTATTCCTTGTCTTCCGCCCGGGAAGTTGCAATGTTGGCAGACCGGTGCCTAAACAAGAATGCGATGAGTCGGCCAACAATGACAGAAGTAGTTGAAAGCTTACAGAAAGCGCTACTAATGTCGGAAGAGAAAACGGGCtctagtagtagtagtagtcaAAAACAGTCTCCTGGCGTCCTGTTATCTCCAAGATTTGTTGATCAAAAGCATGTCATGGTTAAAAGACGAGGAAAGGTTTGA
- the LOC120092020 gene encoding eEF1A lysine and N-terminal methyltransferase codes for MALDQHMFEALNPSRFISFSFPNPCKSHSSLRIAVLDSPIEPTGSPSVAAMFVPPGLETDWIFSTESGHYHLLFDSPEISRLILVGDQEPVTGHDSFLVYNRQDSASTWSRLVVSLQPLFLALFPKSCFQHGIPEVPILSFVDNVICSVVLERSIGSSVGEFLVENVEIERESLETREFRRRLRFKRMPNLIQTEIRIIPEANLNLDAIEIQNIEFKLDTRVLVHPYLPPMAASLSLIASSIDEQIQTGHRPKALCVGVGGGALLSFLATHLDFEVVGVEMDMEVLRAAQHYFGLVENNFLHISIGDAIEFLENASKSNKKQKCGSFGVHMSSEYDVIMVDLDSSDARNGMSSPPLEFVGRDVLLSARSVLSEHGILVMNVIPLDKLFFETLVDELRSVFDDLFQINVDNGENFVVIASMCPIKSFPNVTKNEMNSFSSRLRLLLSGAYMDSIKRI; via the coding sequence atggcGCTTGATCAGCATATGTTCGAAGCTTTAAACCCTTCTCGTTTCATATCATTCTCTTTTCCCAATCCATGTAAATCTCATTCTTCTCTCAGAATCGCGGTGCTCGATTCGCCGATCGAACCCACCGGTTCCCCTTCCGTGGCCGCCATGTTCGTTCCGCCGGGCCTTGAAACCGACTGGATTTTTTCCACGGAATCCGGACACTATCATCTTCTGTTCGATTCACCTGAAATTTCGCGCCTGATTCTAGTTGGAGATCAAGAACCGGTAACCGGTCATGATTCGTTTCTGGTCTACAATCGTCAGGATTCGGCTTCGACCTGGAGTCGACTGGTGGTGAGTTTACAGCCACTTTTTCTTGCTTTATTTCCCAAATCATGTTTCCAACATGGAATTCCTGAAGTCCCGATTCTTAGTTTCGTCGATAACGTGATATGTAGTGTAGTTTTAGAGAGAAGCATTGGTTCTTCCGTCGGTGAATTTCTGGTTGAGAATGTGGAAATCGAGCGAGAATCGTTGGAAACCAGGGAATTTAGGAGACGTTTGAGGTTCAAGAGGATGCCGAACTTGATTCAAACAGAAATTCGTATAATTCCTGAGGCTAATCTTAATCTAGATGccattgaaattcaaaatatcGAGTTCAAACTAGATACTAGGGTTTTGGTTCATCCGTACTTACCTCCAATGGCGGCAAGCCTTTCATTGATTGCCTCCTCCATTGACGAACAGATTCAAACTGGTCATAGACCGAAAGCGCTGTGTGTTGGAGTTGGTGGTGGAGCTCTGCTTTCCTTCCTTGCAACCCATTTGGATTTTGAAGTTGTGGGTGTGGAAATGGACATGGAGGTTCTCAGAGCTGCACAACATTATTTTGGATTGGTAGAGAACAATTTTCTTCACATCTCCATTGGAGATGCCATTGAATTTCTTGAAAATGCTTCAAAGTCAAATAAGAAACAGAAGTGTGGATCCTTTGGTGTTCATATGTCTTCCGAGTATGATGTGATCATGGTTGATTTGGATTCAAGTGATGCTCGAAATGGCATGAGTTCGCCGCCATTGGAGTTTGTTGGAAGAGATGTTCTTCTGAGTGCTAGATCAGTTCTTTCTGAACATGGGATTCTTGTAATGAATGTGATTCCTCTTGACAAGTTGTtctttgagacattggtagatGAATTGAGATCAGTTTTTGATGATTTGTTCCAGATAAATGTTGATAATGGTGAAAACTTTGTTGTTATTGCTTCTATGTGTCCAATCAAGTCTTTTCCTAATGTTACAAAGAATGAGATGAACAGCTTTTCATCCAGATTGAGATTACTCCTCTCAGGAGCATACATGGACTCCATAAAAAGGATATGA
- the LOC120090307 gene encoding beta-amylase 3, chloroplastic, with protein MPLTLRSSTSFINLKDTKIIKAPLVEDLHGIISFKQAKPPSRLRIRSSLQETKMERGSEKLEKLHSLSMNHHTNDLRVPVFVMLPLDTVTLGGSLNKPRAMNASLMALKSAGVEGVMVDAWWGLVEKDGPMKYNWEGYAELVQMVQKHGLKLQVVMSFHQCGGNVGDSCSIPLPPWVLEEISKNPDLVYTDRSGRRNPEYISLGCDSLPVLRGRTPIQVYADYMRSFRDRFRDYLGEVIMEVQVGAGPCGELRYPSYPESNGTWRFPGIGEFQCYDKYMRASLEAAAEAIGKRDWGSSGGPHDSGQYNQFPEDTGFFKKEGTWKTEYGEFFLAWYSSKLLQHGDRILAAAKGIFHGTGAKLSAKVAGIHWHYNTRSHAAELTAGYYNTRNRDGYSPIAKMLAKHGVVFNFTCMEMRDGQQPGYANCSPEGLVRQVKMATRDAKAELAGENALERYDGAAYEQILATSRSESGNGLAAFTYLRMNKNLFEPNNWRNLVEFVKSMSEGGRNRKLPESDCCGSDLHVGFIKEKKIKEVAVM; from the exons ATGCCTTTAACATTACGTTCTTCGACATCGTTCATCAATCTGAAAGATACCAAGATCATAAAGGCTCCCCTTGTTGAAGATCTCCATGGCATCATCTCATTCAAGCAAGCGAAGCCACCGAGCCGTCTTCGAATAAGAAGCTCCCTACAGGAGACTAAGATGGAAAGAGGGAGTGAAAAGTTGGAGAAACTTCACTCTCTCTCTATGAATCATCACACAAATGACTTGAGAGTTCCTGTGTTTGTTATGCTTCCACTTGACACGGTTACTCTTGGAGGAAGTCTGAACAAACCTCGCGCGATGAATGCAAGTTTAATGGCGTTGAAGAGTGCAGGTGTGGAAGGAGTTATGGTGGATGCTTGGTGGGGATTGGTAGAGAAAGATGGACCTATGAAATACAATTGGGAAGGCTATGCTGAGCTTGTGCAGATGGTTCAAAAgcatggcttgaagctccaagtAGTTATGTCTTTTCATCAGTGTGGAGGGAATGTTGGAGATTCTTGCAG CATTCCTTTACCACCATGGGTGCTTGAAGAAATAAGCAAGAACCCGGATCTCGTTTACACTGACAGATCAGGCAGGAGGAATCCGGAATACATCTCATTGGGCTGTGATTCTTTACCTGTTCTTAGAGGAAGAACACCAATCCAAGTTTATGCTGATTACATGAGGAGTTTTCGGGACCGATTTAGAGACTACTTGGGAGAAGTTATCATG GAAGTCCAAGTTGGGGCTGGTCCATGTGGGGAACTCAGATATCCATCTTATCCAGAGAGCAATGGGACTTGGAGATTTCCAGGAATTGGGGAATTCCAATGTTATGACAAG TACATGAGAGCTTCCCTTGAGGCAGCAGCAGAGGCCATTGGAAAAAGAGACTGGGGAAGCAGTGGAGGACCTCATGATTCTGGTCAATACAACCAATTCCCTGAAGATACTGGCTTCTTCAAAAAGGAAGGAACATGGAAAACGGAATATGGTGAATTCTTCCTCGCGTGGTACTCGAGCAAGCTATTACAGCACGGTGATAGAATACTAGCAGCTGCAAAGGGAATTTTCCATGGAACTGGTGCAAAACTATCAGCAAAAGTAGCTGGAATTCACTGGCATTACAATACTCGATCCCATGCTGCCGAGTTAACCGCCGGGTACTACAACACTCGAAACCGAGACGGTTACTCGCCTATTGCGAAGATGTTGGCTAAACATGGAGTTGTATTCAACTTCACCTGTATGGAAATGAGAGATGGACAGCAGCCTGGCTATGCAAATTGCTCACCAGAAGGATTGGTTAGACAAGTGAAAATGGCTACAAGGGATGCAAAGGCTGAACTTGCTGGTGAAAATGCATTGGAAAGGTATGATGGAGCAGCTTATGAGCAAATTTTAGCCACAAGTAGGTCAGAATCTGGAAATGGTTTGGCAGCATTCACTTATTTGAGAATGAACAAGAACCTTTTTGAACCCAACAATTGGAGAAACTTGGTCGAGTTCGTAAAGAGTATGTCGGAAGGTGGTCGAAACCGGAAACTTCCAGAGTCCGACTGCTGTGGCAGTGATCTTCATGTTGGATTCATCAAGGAGAAGAAGATCAAGGAGGTTGCTGTGATGTAG